From Asterias amurensis chromosome 3, ASM3211899v1, a single genomic window includes:
- the LOC139935136 gene encoding peptidase M20 domain-containing protein 2-like: MESYIKCVEKSIDNEENQLRELGQEIWRNPELGRQEFHAHTLLTSFLRERGFEVEEQFLAPTGFRASFGASDQESGKLHVCFLCEYDALPELGHASGRNLIAEATVAAALGIKAVIETNSNGKRLGKVTVLGCPDQEGNGTKIDAINQDFFKDVDLALTVTPYSANISKPIMLTIMRVTLLYQGKAAHASAQPWEGRNALDAAVLCYNNISVLRQQLKPFMQIHGVISSGGVKPNIIPEKTEMKFYLRARDHLDMAFLQQRANAAFVAAAKATQCEIEFSFTDHPYSNLLTNNTLAEIYERQAKSQGVKFTTDCDKLNTPVGSSDAGNVSHVVPCIAPAFDIDGGVVNHTTEFTEAAGEVAAHCSTVRVAKALAMTAVEAMQDVSVMNKVKQDFMAVEGGSVGLTSWQ; the protein is encoded by the exons ATGGAGTCTTATATCAAGTGCGTAGAAAAGTCAATCGACAACGAAGAAAACCAACTGAGAGAACTCGGCCAAGAAATCTGGCGAAATCCAGAGTTAGGCCGGCAAGAATTCCACGCTCACACGCTGTTGACATCGTTCCTTCGTGAGCGAGGGTTCGAGGTGGAAGAACAGTTCTTAGCCCCCACGGGTTTCAGGGCGTCGTTCGGTGCTTCGGACCAAGAGTCCGGGAAACTTCACGTCTGTTTTCTCTGTGAATATGACGCCCTACCCGAGCTGGGACATGCCTCTGGTAGAAATCTCATCGCCGAGGCGACTGTGGCAGCCGCCCTCGGAATCAAGGCAGTGATTGAGACGAACAGCAATGGCAAAAGGCTCGGAAAG GTGACCGTCCTCGGCTGCCCAGATCAGGAAGGCAACGGCACCAAGATTGACGCCATCAACCAGGACTTCTTCAAGGATGTCGACCTGGCGCTGACAGTCACGCCTTACAGCGCCAACATCAGCAAGCCGATAATGCTGACCATCATGAGAGTCACACTGTTGTACCAGGGGAAAGCAGCCCATGCTTCAGCACAGCCCTGGGAAGGACGTAACGCCCTGGACGCCGCTGTACTCTGCTATAACAACATATCGGTCCTCAGACAGCAGTTGAAACCCTTCATGCAAATTCATG GTGTGATCAGCAGTGGAGGCGTTAAACCAAACATCATCCCCGAGAAGACAGAGATGAAGTTCTACCTGCGCGCAAGAGACCACCTTGACATGGCCTTCCTCCAGCAGCGAGCCAACGCAGCGTTTGTCGCTGCCGCCAAGGCCACCCAATGCGAGATCGAGTTCAGCTTCACCGACCACCCCTACTCGAATCTCCTCACCAACAACACACTGGCAGAAATCTACGAGAGACAAGCCAAGAGCCAAGGGGTAAAGTTCACCACGGACTGCGACAAACTCAACACCCCCGTCGGATCTTCGGATGCGGGGAACGTCTCGCACGTCGTGCCGTGCATCGCCCCCGCCTTTGACATTGATGGCGGTGTTGTGAACCACACCACTGAGTTCACGGAAGCGGCGGGTGAGGTCGCTGCACATTGCAGCACTGTGAGAGTGGCTAAGGCACTTGCCATGACGGCCGTTGAAGCCATGCAGGATGTATCAGTGATGAACAAAGTGAAGCAGGACTTTATGGCTGTTGAGGGTGGATCGGTTGGGCTCACCAGTTGGCAGTGA
- the LOC139935225 gene encoding GPI transamidase component PIG-T-like, whose amino-acid sequence MAASSFERAAVFCGVFILVLVHFTGAVGEDSFQEELYFKPLSSGHVYGHFQFTTTWNVSLKDEMSHYNLFPKTLGQVISKYSVQELHLSLTHGLWRHEKWGYPVKSAPPGAQLWVWFKPSTPSVDEAWKGLINALSGLFCASLNFVDDTNTAKPQFSFKPSGVASESYAKNPANMRYATLPREIVCTENLTPWKKLLPCDSKAGLSTLFHAGNLYNANYHSLAVDLRPVCDDYPACTRTALELSQSLAAVFNPPAGNNGRQDWTLRSLFERPLSNTCPMADASKVYVDITDKDDSNSWLLTPDYATVTNSRGRSYAVYDLKSLTKEHRINVAMKWTDDVQYSPIQPPHLQVHRFLSGYGQERGGIKCQLLNNHPTESLRVVYMEKVPWFIRLYLHTLKVENNVRFIRPEKQLYTPGNDRSNPYLLELVLTLPPKSVTMLSIQFDKAFLKWTEYPPDANIGFHISSAVVSAFMPSYNNITSTEPHSATMITSVADPSPGRAFLRVYTEPLLIQLPVPDFSMPYNVICLTCTVVAIGFGSLHNLTTRRFVFLPNKASGGIKAKVLKFLGLSRKKETPDEDLAVDDPARVEDVTDSKTTKS is encoded by the exons ATGGCGGCTTCCAGTTTTGAACGTGCTGCCGTATTTTGTGGTGTTTTCATCCTTGTTTTGGTGCACTTTACAGGGGCTGTGGGGGAAGACAGTTTTCAAGAGGAGCTGTATTTTAAACCTCTTTCAAGTGGCCATGTTTATGGACATTTTCAGTTTACAACTACCTGGAATGTTAGCCTCAAAGATGAAA TGTCCCATTACAACCTGTTCCCCAAGACACTTGGTCAGGTGATCTCCAAGTACTCCGTTCAGGAGCTCCATCTGTCGTTAACACATGGCCTATGGAGACATGAGAAATGGGGATACCCTGTCAAGTCAGCTCCTCCTGGGGCACAACTCTGGGTGTGGTTTAAACCCTCAACTCCAAG TGTGGATGAGGCTTGGAAAGGGTTGATCAACGCACTATCAGGATTATTCTGTGCTTCGCTCAACTTTGTTGATGACACTAACACCGCAAAGCCACAGTTCTCATTCAAGCCCAGTGGGGTGGCTTCAG AGTCCTACGCCAAGAACCCGGCCAACATGCGCTACGCTACACTCCCAAGAGAGATTGTGTGTACTGAGAACCTAACCCCATGGAAGAAACTTCTGCCTTGTGATTCAAAG GCCGGCCTGTCCACCCTCTTCCATGCGGGCAATCTCTACAATGCCAACTACCACTCCCTAGCAGTCGACCTCCGACCTGTATGTGATGATTACCCAGCATGCACTAGGACTGCCCTAGAGCTCAGCCAATCCCTGGCAGCCGTGTTCAACCCACCGGCGGGCAACAACGGCAGGCAGGACTGGACGCTCCGAAGTTTATTCGAGCGCCCTCTGAGTAACACGTGCCCCATGGCAGACGCTAGCAAGGTCTACGTGGATATTACTGATAAGGAT GATTCTAACAGCTGGTTGCTGACTCCAGACTACGCAACAGTTACGAACAGCAGAGGGCGCTCTTACGCCGTTTACGATTTGAAGTCCCTCACCAAGGAGCACAGAATCAATGTTGCTATGAAGTGGACTGATGACGTGCAATATT CTCCAATTCAACCTCCTCATCTTCAGGTCCATCGTTTCCTCTCCGGTTACGGTCAAGAGAGAGGTGGTATCAAGTGTCAATTACTCAACAATCATCCAACGGAATCGCTGCGAGTGGTCTACATGGAGAAAGTGCCTTGGTTCATCAGGTTGTACCTTCATACGCTCAAAGTGGAAAACAATGTCCGGTTCATCAGACCAG AGAAGCAGTTGTATACTCCTGGGAACGACCGCTCCAACCCCTACCTCTTAGAGCTTGTCCTAACCCTTCCTCCTAAATCAGTCACGATGCTCAGTATACAGTTTGACAAAGCATTCTTAAAGTGGACCGAGTACCCGCCCGACGCAAATATTGGCTTCCATATCAG CTCTGCTGTTGTGTCTGCTTTTATGCCATCCTATAATAACATCACATCAACAGAACCTCACAGTGCCACAATGATCACCAG CGTTGCAGACCCAAGCCCAGGCAGGGCATTCTTGCGTGTGTACACAGAGCCACTTCTGATCCAGCTCCCCGTACCAGACTTCAGCATGCCCTACAATGTCATCTGCCTCACCTGTACTGTAGTGGCCATCGGATTCGGGTCTCTGCACAATCTCACCACCAGGCGCTTTGTTTTCTTGCCCAATAAGGCGAGtgggggcatcaaggccaaagTTCTCAAATTTCTGGGGCTGAGTCGAAAGAAGGAGACCCCTGATGAGGATTTAGCAGTTGATGACCCAGCCAGGGTTGAGGATGTAACGGACTCTAAAACAACTAAAAGCTGA